One genomic window of Chitinophagaceae bacterium includes the following:
- the rocD gene encoding ornithine--oxo-acid transaminase, translating to MIGTAKINHIELEEKYGAHNYHPLPVVLAKGKGVFVWDTDGKRYFDFLSAYSAVNQGHCHPRIIEALTEQAQQLTLTSRAFYNNALGEYEQYITTMFGYDKVMPVNSGAEAVETALKLCRKWGHKVKGIPEGTAKIIVCSENFHGRTIGIISFSSDGPSKDGFGPLLQGFITVEYNNLPALKEALEDPAVAGFLVEPIQGEAGVHVPDDGYLANAFNLCKEKNVLFLGDEIQTGLARTGRMLCCEYEAVRPDILILGKALSGGVLPVSAVLADDEIMLTIKPGEHGSTYGGNPLACKVAIAALDVLKEEELAENAFILGNLLRKELNNIDSGVIKLVRGKGLLNAIVVQPKEGKEAWDLCLALKENGLLAKPTHGDKIRFAPPLVITEEQLMECVEIIRATVAEFEG from the coding sequence ATGATTGGAACAGCAAAAATCAACCACATTGAACTCGAAGAAAAATACGGCGCGCACAATTATCATCCATTGCCTGTTGTGCTTGCAAAAGGAAAAGGTGTATTCGTGTGGGATACCGATGGTAAACGGTACTTCGATTTTCTTTCCGCTTATTCAGCAGTCAACCAGGGACATTGCCATCCGCGCATTATTGAAGCACTGACAGAACAGGCACAACAACTCACACTTACCTCCAGGGCATTTTATAATAATGCGCTGGGTGAATATGAACAATACATTACTACTATGTTTGGCTACGACAAGGTGATGCCTGTAAATTCCGGTGCTGAAGCAGTAGAAACCGCACTCAAACTTTGTCGCAAGTGGGGACATAAAGTAAAAGGCATTCCTGAAGGAACAGCGAAAATCATTGTCTGTTCTGAAAACTTTCATGGCAGAACAATCGGAATTATTTCCTTCTCGAGTGATGGACCTTCTAAAGATGGATTCGGTCCGTTGCTGCAGGGCTTTATTACCGTTGAATACAATAATCTTCCCGCATTAAAGGAAGCACTGGAAGATCCTGCTGTAGCTGGTTTTTTAGTGGAACCTATTCAGGGAGAAGCCGGTGTTCATGTGCCTGACGACGGATATTTAGCGAATGCTTTCAATTTGTGCAAAGAAAAAAATGTGCTGTTTCTCGGAGATGAAATTCAAACAGGACTCGCACGCACAGGCAGAATGCTTTGCTGTGAATACGAAGCCGTTCGACCTGATATTTTAATTTTAGGCAAAGCGCTTTCAGGTGGCGTTTTGCCCGTTTCCGCGGTATTAGCTGATGATGAAATTATGCTGACCATCAAACCCGGAGAGCATGGTTCTACCTATGGTGGAAATCCATTGGCGTGCAAAGTGGCTATTGCAGCATTGGATGTTTTGAAAGAAGAAGAGTTAGCGGAGAATGCATTTATCCTTGGGAACCTTCTTAGAAAAGAACTTAATAATATAGATTCAGGTGTAATAAAACTTGTGCGCGGAAAAGGATTGCTGAATGCCATTGTAGTACAACCCAAAGAAGGGAAAGAAGCATGGGACCTCTGCCTCGCACTAAAGGAAAACGGATTGCTTGCCAAACCCACTCATGGAGATAAGATAAGATTTGCTCCGCCGTTGGTAATTACTGAAGAGCAATTGATGGAGTGCGTGGAGATTATAAGGGCGACGGTAGCGGAGTTTGAAGGATGA
- a CDS encoding glycosyltransferase family 39 protein — translation MRNIEPRKELMYASAILCVSIILLWLYKIPVLGITYFWDEGWSYGVAIYKMSERIPSLLPASLPPELSRGHPLMYYFINALVAKTFGFSPSVMHLFSLLIATVFLIVFFLMLLRFTNPTFALLGSLLIMTQEAFIAQSSLMLPEIFISLLVMTTIYFLITDHILWYIVSATMLVLTKESGLVVAASASLIYFSHLIRQYLIKHHTFSKLIKGSLLLFLPIITGLTFYAIQKATFGWFLFPLHVQMASFSQEAITNHLMVIWQFVFWGYGRKNLFVMLVIMCFLALLSALYQRKKFNNTIWKLTAMLLIVFSCYTLFSAINYISLRYLMPLIAIFIFLLTVWGYQLSKVGYRLIGFLMLVSIGLALFHDFTNEPSWIDDVSINYADNILVQQSAIHFMENSAPKSETICTNYTLYFLLTHPELSALQGPAFSNVFRDTLIDDADFYIFCNYPLVESYYDAVKSNDEFHSINKIEKGNAWCEIFARK, via the coding sequence ATGCGCAATATTGAGCCACGCAAAGAATTAATGTATGCTTCCGCTATTCTTTGTGTGAGTATTATTTTGTTATGGCTATATAAAATTCCTGTCCTGGGAATCACTTATTTCTGGGATGAAGGTTGGTCCTACGGTGTCGCGATTTACAAAATGTCTGAACGCATACCCAGTTTGCTGCCAGCTTCTCTTCCGCCTGAATTATCGCGTGGACATCCGTTAATGTATTATTTCATCAATGCGCTGGTAGCAAAGACTTTTGGCTTTTCTCCTTCAGTGATGCATTTATTTTCATTACTGATAGCTACCGTTTTTCTCATTGTATTTTTTTTAATGTTACTGCGATTCACAAATCCCACATTCGCGCTCCTTGGTTCTCTGCTCATAATGACGCAGGAAGCATTCATTGCGCAATCATCACTTATGCTACCGGAAATTTTCATTTCGTTACTGGTGATGACGACCATTTATTTCCTGATCACAGATCATATTTTGTGGTATATCGTTTCCGCAACCATGCTGGTTTTGACGAAAGAATCAGGTCTCGTTGTCGCAGCTTCTGCCAGCCTGATTTATTTTTCACATCTGATCAGGCAATACTTAATAAAGCATCATACATTTTCAAAATTGATAAAAGGCAGCCTGCTTTTATTCCTTCCGATAATAACAGGTCTTACCTTTTATGCGATCCAGAAAGCCACTTTCGGATGGTTCCTTTTTCCGTTACATGTTCAGATGGCAAGCTTCAGCCAGGAAGCAATTACAAATCATTTGATGGTCATTTGGCAATTTGTTTTTTGGGGTTACGGAAGGAAGAACCTTTTTGTAATGCTGGTAATAATGTGCTTTCTCGCATTGCTGTCCGCTTTGTATCAGAGAAAGAAATTCAACAATACTATTTGGAAACTGACTGCGATGTTATTAATTGTATTCAGTTGCTACACACTATTCTCTGCTATCAATTACATCTCCTTGCGCTACCTGATGCCGCTCATTGCCATATTTATTTTCCTGCTGACGGTCTGGGGATATCAGCTTTCTAAAGTCGGATATCGTTTAATAGGTTTTCTGATGTTGGTTTCAATCGGACTTGCTTTGTTTCATGATTTTACAAACGAACCTTCATGGATTGATGATGTTTCCATAAACTATGCAGACAACATTTTAGTGCAACAATCTGCAATCCATTTTATGGAAAACAGCGCGCCAAAGTCAGAAACTATTTGCACAAACTATACACTCTATTTTTTGTTAACGCACCCTGAACTTTCTGCACTTCAAGGACCTGCCTTTTCAAATGTATTCCGTGATACCCTGATTGATGATGCTGACTTTTACATCTTCTGCAATTATCCTCTTGTAGAGAGTTATTATGATGCGGTTAAGTCAAATGATGAATTCCATTCGATAAATAAAATTGAAAAGGGTAATGCCTGGTGTGAAATTTTTGCACGAAAATGA
- a CDS encoding serine hydrolase, whose translation MKKWKWIIISLVALEAIVFCITTITGNNYLYKAILYNYVDIDDYKLFSNRTVKAGMPQPWPLSRNYNTIKPSKALQRELDSIKSVAFVVIRNDSICFEEYWEGYNDHSLSNSFSCSKSIIGILTGIALDDGSIKSLDDPIGNYIKDFKDPKMNVITIRELLMMSSNSDWDESYSGLMSQTTKGYYGTDLYGQVTSLKLKGSPGKDYRYRSGDTQLLSLVLKAATGKSMSEYASEKLWKPMGAEHDALWSLDHEGGIEKAYCCFNTNARDFARIGDLYLHEGNWRGKQLVPAAYVKQSLLPVGLPDETGAATNYYGYQWWLMPERGNIFYARGLNGQWIICIPDKHMVIVRLGHQRGPKMLNAYQEVYDMVDWAVADL comes from the coding sequence ATGAAGAAGTGGAAATGGATTATTATTTCTTTGGTGGCGTTGGAAGCGATTGTTTTTTGCATCACTACTATAACAGGAAATAATTATCTCTACAAAGCAATTCTGTACAATTATGTAGATATCGACGATTACAAGTTATTTTCTAACCGTACAGTTAAAGCAGGTATGCCGCAACCATGGCCGCTGTCCAGGAATTATAATACGATAAAGCCTTCTAAAGCACTTCAACGGGAACTGGATTCGATTAAGAGTGTTGCTTTTGTTGTTATAAGAAATGATTCGATCTGCTTTGAAGAATATTGGGAAGGTTATAATGATCATTCATTATCGAATTCATTTTCCTGCTCTAAATCTATCATCGGTATTTTAACGGGTATTGCATTGGATGATGGCAGCATTAAATCACTGGATGATCCGATCGGGAATTATATCAAAGATTTTAAGGATCCCAAAATGAATGTTATCACTATTCGTGAACTGCTTATGATGAGCAGCAATTCCGATTGGGATGAAAGTTATTCAGGATTGATGTCGCAAACTACAAAGGGTTATTACGGAACTGACCTTTATGGACAAGTAACATCATTGAAGTTGAAGGGAAGTCCGGGCAAAGATTATAGGTATAGGAGTGGTGATACGCAATTATTATCATTGGTATTAAAAGCTGCTACCGGGAAATCAATGAGTGAATATGCGTCTGAAAAATTATGGAAACCGATGGGTGCTGAACACGATGCGCTCTGGTCGCTTGATCACGAAGGTGGAATTGAAAAGGCGTATTGCTGCTTTAATACCAATGCACGTGATTTTGCACGCATTGGTGATTTGTATTTACATGAGGGTAACTGGCGTGGTAAGCAGTTGGTTCCTGCTGCCTATGTTAAACAATCTTTGCTGCCTGTCGGGTTGCCGGATGAAACCGGAGCAGCAACCAATTATTATGGCTATCAATGGTGGCTGATGCCTGAACGTGGCAATATTTTTTACGCCCGCGGACTCAACGGACAATGGATTATTTGTATTCCTGATAAGCACATGGTAATTGTAAGGCTGGGACACCAGCGCGGACCAAAAATGCTGAATGCTTACCAGGAAGTGTATGACATGGTAGATTGGGCAGTGGCAGATTTGTAA
- a CDS encoding saccharopine dehydrogenase NADP-binding domain-containing protein: MNRILLLGAGRSATVLIHYLLEHALEWNASVTVGDQSVSSASAKVGSHTAGRAIAFDATDETMRRTEIEAHDIIISMLPPHLHILVAKDCLAFKKHLVTASYVTPELQQLNEDVKRAGLLFMCEMGLDPGIDHMSAMKMIHAIQEKGGRITSFKSGTGGLVAPESDDNPWHYKVTWNPRNVVLAGQSTAQYLENGVQKFVPYHRMFTTTEAFKISGYGKFESYPNRDSMAYISKYGLEGVQTILRSTLRKEGYCDAWNALVQLGLTDDSYTLNNSQAMSYADWVNCYLPEKEKWTGKSAKSKTAKFLGLKNSVLNRLEWLGIFSDEKIPLDHGTPAQILQNLLERKWMMQPSDNDMIVMRHEVRYEMEGKKKQQLSTMILKGDDVLNTAMAKTVGLPLGIMVRLLLQSEIFLTGVHIPVMSQVYLPVLQELDLLGVGFVEEERGESSE; the protein is encoded by the coding sequence ATGAACAGAATCCTGTTGTTAGGTGCCGGACGCTCCGCCACTGTTTTAATACATTACCTGCTTGAGCATGCGCTGGAATGGAATGCTTCCGTTACAGTGGGTGATCAGTCAGTTTCATCAGCATCTGCAAAGGTGGGAAGCCATACCGCTGGCCGTGCGATTGCTTTTGATGCAACAGACGAAACAATGAGAAGAACAGAAATTGAAGCACATGATATTATCATCTCCATGCTGCCTCCGCATCTTCATATTTTAGTGGCCAAAGATTGTCTTGCATTTAAAAAGCACCTCGTAACAGCATCTTATGTTACGCCCGAATTGCAACAGTTGAATGAAGATGTGAAAAGAGCCGGTTTATTGTTTATGTGCGAAATGGGTCTTGATCCGGGTATTGATCACATGAGCGCCATGAAAATGATTCATGCGATTCAGGAAAAGGGCGGCAGGATCACTTCTTTTAAATCAGGAACAGGAGGATTGGTGGCGCCTGAATCAGATGATAATCCGTGGCATTACAAAGTGACATGGAATCCCAGAAACGTGGTGCTGGCAGGACAAAGCACGGCGCAGTATCTCGAAAACGGCGTGCAGAAATTTGTTCCTTATCACCGCATGTTCACCACTACAGAAGCATTTAAAATCAGTGGTTATGGAAAATTTGAATCTTATCCCAATCGTGATTCAATGGCTTATATTTCAAAATATGGATTGGAAGGAGTGCAAACAATTTTGCGTTCCACTTTGCGAAAGGAAGGGTATTGTGATGCATGGAATGCATTGGTGCAGCTTGGTTTGACTGACGACAGTTATACATTAAATAACTCTCAAGCGATGTCGTATGCGGACTGGGTGAATTGCTATCTTCCTGAAAAGGAAAAATGGACTGGCAAAAGTGCAAAATCAAAAACAGCAAAATTTCTCGGACTGAAAAACAGCGTGCTGAACCGGCTGGAATGGTTAGGAATTTTCAGTGATGAAAAAATTCCGTTGGATCACGGAACGCCCGCGCAGATTCTGCAAAATCTGCTGGAGCGAAAATGGATGATGCAACCTTCCGACAACGATATGATTGTAATGCGTCATGAAGTGCGCTATGAAATGGAAGGTAAAAAGAAACAGCAGTTGAGCACTATGATTTTGAAAGGTGATGATGTGCTGAATACAGCCATGGCAAAAACAGTTGGACTGCCATTGGGAATAATGGTGCGACTGTTATTGCAATCTGAAATTTTCCTTACCGGTGTTCATATTCCTGTGATGTCGCAGGTTTATCTGCCGGTGTTGCAGGAGCTGGATTTGTTGGGAGTTGGATTTGTGGAAGAGGAGAGAGGAGAGAGTAGTGAGTAG
- the lipB gene encoding lipoyl(octanoyl) transferase LipB: protein MESKEAVMDAIKTETAAKQVIQFRDLGRIEYQAAWDYQENLFSGIINRKIEQRKNPDASYQPKHYLLFCEHPHVFTLGKSGSMKNLLINEEGLRERNISFFKINRGGDITYHGPGQIVGYPIIDLDYFFTDIGKYLRLLEESVILTLRTYGIEAGRSKGETGVWLEPESPSRARKICAIGVRCSRWVTMHGFAFNVNTDLSLFNYIIPCGITDKSVTSMQKELGRPLDMEEVKSNLKANFATLFNAHLFNEDE, encoded by the coding sequence ATGGAAAGTAAAGAAGCAGTAATGGATGCCATAAAAACTGAAACAGCCGCGAAGCAGGTTATTCAGTTTCGCGATCTGGGCCGCATTGAATACCAGGCAGCCTGGGACTACCAGGAAAATTTGTTTTCCGGCATTATCAACCGGAAAATTGAACAACGCAAAAATCCGGATGCAAGCTACCAACCCAAACATTACCTTCTTTTTTGCGAGCATCCGCATGTATTTACACTTGGGAAAAGCGGTTCCATGAAAAATCTTCTTATCAATGAGGAAGGATTGCGCGAACGGAATATTTCATTTTTCAAAATCAATCGCGGTGGTGATATCACGTATCATGGTCCCGGGCAAATTGTCGGCTACCCTATTATTGACCTCGATTATTTTTTTACAGACATCGGAAAATACCTGCGGCTATTGGAAGAATCTGTTATACTCACTTTGAGAACCTATGGCATTGAAGCCGGACGCTCAAAAGGTGAAACAGGCGTGTGGCTGGAGCCGGAAAGTCCGTCAAGGGCGCGAAAGATTTGCGCCATTGGTGTTCGTTGCAGTCGTTGGGTTACCATGCATGGATTTGCATTTAATGTTAACACGGATCTGAGTCTGTTCAATTACATTATTCCTTGCGGCATTACCGATAAGAGTGTTACTTCCATGCAGAAAGAATTGGGTAGACCACTGGATATGGAAGAAGTTAAAAGCAATTTGAAAGCAAATTTTGCAACATTGTTCAACGCTCATTTATTTAATGAAGACGAATGA
- a CDS encoding transglutaminase family protein, translating into MKAHLKENELSALINLLDDPDEEVYRHVTDRLITLGTAIIPSLEEAWEKTFDPNLHYRLEELIHLIQFETLLKDLKRWAKKRQDNLLEAAILIARYQYPDLSVSKINAQIDKLSKEIWLEMNYNLTPLEQVNVFNHVMYQLNGFTGNTTNIHDPQNAYLNIMLESKKGNPVSLSVLYLILADKIKMPVYGINLPQHFVLSFHKDLIDPDESEQKIKSSLLFYINPFNKGIIFSRDDITLFLKKQHVTPKSSHYLPCTNREIILALINSLIHSYELAGLGDKVLELTKMKEVVAEA; encoded by the coding sequence TTGAAAGCGCATCTGAAAGAAAATGAGTTAAGTGCCCTTATCAACCTGTTAGATGATCCTGATGAGGAAGTTTACAGGCATGTAACAGATCGTCTGATAACACTGGGAACGGCCATTATCCCTTCACTCGAAGAGGCGTGGGAAAAAACTTTCGATCCAAACCTTCACTATCGCCTTGAAGAACTGATTCACCTCATTCAGTTTGAAACTTTATTGAAAGACCTGAAACGGTGGGCAAAGAAAAGGCAGGATAATTTGCTCGAAGCCGCAATCCTCATCGCCCGTTATCAATATCCCGATTTAAGTGTATCGAAGATCAATGCACAGATCGATAAGCTCAGTAAAGAAATCTGGCTGGAGATGAATTACAACCTGACGCCATTGGAGCAGGTGAATGTATTTAACCACGTAATGTATCAGCTCAACGGATTTACAGGAAATACCACGAACATCCACGATCCGCAGAATGCTTATCTGAATATTATGCTTGAATCGAAAAAGGGAAATCCCGTTTCCCTCTCAGTATTGTATTTGATTCTTGCTGATAAAATCAAAATGCCCGTTTATGGTATTAATCTTCCGCAGCATTTTGTATTGTCTTTTCACAAAGACCTGATTGACCCTGATGAATCAGAACAGAAAATAAAAAGCAGCCTGTTATTTTATATCAACCCGTTTAATAAGGGTATTATTTTTTCGCGTGACGATATCACGTTGTTTCTGAAAAAGCAGCATGTAACGCCCAAATCTTCTCATTATTTACCTTGTACCAATCGTGAGATTATTCTTGCATTGATCAATTCGCTGATTCACTCTTATGAGTTGGCAGGGCTTGGCGATAAAGTATTGGAGCTCACTAAGATGAAGGAAGTGGTGGCGGAAGCCTAG
- the topA gene encoding type I DNA topoisomerase: MAKKKTKEGGKHLMIVESPAKAKTLEKFLDDNYIVKSSYGHIRDLPKSDKAINVANRYEPTYEISAEKKDVVKELKRLAKDAAEVWLATDEDREGEAISWHLCEALGLDVKATKRIVFHEITKPAILEAVSHPRFIDLNMVNAQQARRILDRLVGFELSPILWRKISNSKSLSAGRVQSVAVRLIVEREREINNFASESSYKIIALFKAKDKFGNAVTFKAELPKNKSKEKDAEAFLNACIGSDYTVKDVQVKPGKKSPSAPFTTSTLQQEASRKLGYSVAKTMLVAQRLYESGKITYMRTDSTNLSETALKSIHDEIVKSYGKNYSQQRKYATKTANAQEAHEAIRPSYIENKEIEGEYDEQRLYSLIWKRAIASQMSDAQLEKTTAKISISKVKEEELVASGEVLMFDGFLKVYMESVDDDEKVETTVAATEESTTLPPLTVGQVLDFVEMNATERFTRPAARYTEASLVKKLEELGIGRPSTYAPTISTIQKRGYVEKKDKEGLRREYRMLKLKNDTVTKVVDTETFGTEKSKMFPTDIGMLVNDFLMQHFQTVMDYGFTAEIEREFDDISNGMKKWDEMIDDFYKPFHKNVENTLENAERVSGERELGVDPKTGRKVIARMGRYGPMVQVGATEDEEKPKYAKLRSGMNLETITFEDAMELFKLPRIAGTYENLDVTVSEGRFGPYVLHDKKFYSLKKDQDPMTITLDESIELIKAKASSVIKEFKENGISILEGKWGPYVKSGKLNAKIPPGKEPKDLSLDDCMELLEKAKDAPKKAFGRFKRKGS, from the coding sequence ATGGCAAAGAAGAAAACTAAAGAAGGCGGAAAGCATTTGATGATCGTGGAGAGTCCTGCGAAAGCTAAAACGCTGGAAAAATTTCTTGATGATAATTATATTGTTAAATCAAGTTATGGACACATCCGTGATTTACCAAAGTCGGATAAGGCTATTAATGTAGCAAACCGTTACGAACCGACTTATGAAATAAGTGCTGAGAAAAAGGATGTTGTTAAGGAATTGAAACGACTTGCCAAAGATGCCGCTGAAGTTTGGCTTGCAACGGATGAAGACCGCGAAGGTGAAGCGATATCATGGCACTTGTGTGAGGCATTGGGATTGGATGTGAAGGCAACCAAGCGAATTGTATTTCATGAAATTACCAAACCCGCTATTCTTGAAGCAGTCAGCCATCCACGCTTTATCGACCTGAATATGGTGAATGCGCAACAGGCGCGCAGGATACTTGATCGCCTGGTGGGCTTTGAGCTGTCGCCCATTTTGTGGCGAAAAATTTCTAATTCAAAATCATTGTCTGCCGGTCGCGTGCAGTCGGTGGCGGTTCGTTTGATTGTGGAACGCGAGAGAGAGATCAACAATTTCGCATCTGAATCAAGTTATAAGATCATCGCTTTATTTAAAGCAAAAGATAAGTTCGGTAATGCAGTAACGTTTAAAGCGGAACTTCCGAAAAATAAATCGAAAGAAAAGGATGCGGAAGCATTTCTAAATGCTTGTATCGGTTCTGATTATACTGTAAAGGATGTGCAGGTGAAACCCGGGAAAAAATCCCCTTCTGCACCGTTTACGACTTCTACCCTTCAGCAGGAAGCCAGCAGAAAGCTTGGTTACTCGGTTGCAAAAACCATGTTGGTGGCACAACGATTATATGAATCCGGTAAGATTACTTACATGCGTACTGATTCAACCAATCTTTCCGAAACCGCTTTAAAATCCATTCATGATGAAATTGTAAAATCATACGGGAAGAATTATTCGCAGCAAAGAAAATATGCAACAAAGACTGCCAATGCACAGGAAGCACATGAAGCCATTCGTCCTTCTTACATTGAAAACAAAGAAATAGAAGGAGAGTATGATGAGCAACGTTTATACAGCCTGATTTGGAAACGGGCAATTGCTTCACAGATGAGTGATGCACAATTAGAAAAAACAACGGCGAAAATTTCCATTTCTAAAGTAAAAGAAGAAGAACTGGTGGCCAGTGGCGAAGTGCTGATGTTTGATGGATTTCTGAAAGTATATATGGAATCGGTGGATGATGACGAGAAGGTGGAAACTACAGTTGCTGCCACTGAAGAATCTACTACGCTGCCACCGCTTACGGTTGGCCAGGTGCTTGATTTTGTGGAGATGAATGCAACAGAAAGATTCACCCGTCCTGCTGCGCGTTATACGGAAGCATCATTGGTAAAGAAACTGGAAGAGCTTGGAATCGGACGACCTTCAACTTATGCACCGACTATCAGCACCATTCAAAAAAGAGGTTATGTAGAGAAGAAGGATAAAGAAGGTTTGCGTCGTGAGTACCGTATGCTGAAGTTGAAGAATGATACAGTTACGAAAGTGGTTGACACAGAAACATTCGGAACAGAGAAATCAAAAATGTTTCCAACGGACATTGGCATGCTGGTGAATGATTTCCTGATGCAGCATTTTCAAACGGTGATGGATTATGGTTTTACTGCAGAGATAGAACGTGAGTTTGATGATATTTCCAACGGAATGAAAAAGTGGGATGAAATGATTGATGACTTTTATAAACCCTTTCATAAAAACGTGGAAAATACTTTAGAGAATGCAGAACGCGTATCAGGAGAACGCGAACTGGGAGTTGATCCAAAAACCGGACGTAAAGTTATTGCGAGAATGGGACGTTATGGTCCGATGGTGCAGGTGGGTGCAACCGAAGATGAAGAAAAACCGAAATATGCGAAGCTTCGCAGCGGGATGAATCTGGAAACCATCACATTCGAAGATGCGATGGAACTTTTCAAATTGCCACGCATTGCAGGCACGTATGAAAACCTGGATGTAACGGTGAGCGAAGGTCGGTTTGGACCTTATGTGTTGCATGATAAAAAATTCTATTCATTGAAGAAGGACCAGGATCCGATGACGATAACGCTGGATGAATCCATTGAATTGATAAAAGCAAAAGCATCCAGTGTTATAAAAGAATTTAAAGAGAATGGTATTTCCATATTGGAAGGCAAATGGGGACCTTATGTGAAAAGTGGAAAACTTAATGCGAAGATTCCTCCCGGAAAAGAACCGAAGGATTTATCTTTGGACGACTGCATGGAGCTGCTGGAAAAAGCAAAAGATGCTCCTAAGAAAGCATTCGGCCGATTTAAACGCAAAGGAAGCTAA
- a CDS encoding proline iminopeptidase-family hydrolase encodes MKALYCTGIVLLLFLSACKQNTPVATENITTDNCSYLDVTDSGVQTAGIKMITIDGKYKVWTKRFGNGAIKVLLLHGGPAMTHEYMECFESFFPKANIEFYEYDQLGSYYSDQPDDSSLWTTERFVEEVEQVRKALGLNKDNFYLLGNSWGGILAMEYALKYQENLKGLIVSNMVASIPRYEQYNNKLRSEMRKSLVDSLEVFEKKGDFQNPVYLELVQKEYYDKHICRIVPNPDPLMRSFKHVNPTIYVMMQGPSEFKTGGRLLHWDRWNDLQNIHVPTLMVGAKYDTMNPEEMEEMSKLVKHGRYLYCPDGSHLAMWDDQQHYYPGVIQFLKDVQEGRF; translated from the coding sequence ATGAAAGCATTGTACTGCACAGGAATAGTATTGCTGCTTTTTCTATCCGCGTGTAAACAAAATACACCTGTCGCTACTGAGAATATTACAACGGATAACTGCAGCTATCTTGATGTGACTGATTCAGGGGTGCAGACGGCAGGCATCAAAATGATTACAATAGACGGGAAGTATAAAGTATGGACCAAGCGTTTTGGAAATGGAGCCATCAAAGTATTGCTGCTGCATGGCGGACCTGCCATGACCCATGAATACATGGAATGCTTTGAGAGCTTTTTTCCAAAAGCAAACATCGAATTTTATGAATACGATCAGTTGGGTTCTTATTACAGCGATCAACCGGACGACAGCAGCTTATGGACAACTGAACGGTTTGTGGAAGAAGTGGAACAGGTTAGAAAAGCATTGGGATTAAACAAGGATAATTTTTACCTGCTTGGAAATTCCTGGGGTGGCATACTTGCCATGGAATATGCATTGAAGTACCAGGAGAATCTGAAAGGACTGATTGTTTCGAATATGGTGGCCAGCATTCCGCGCTACGAACAATACAATAATAAACTCAGAAGCGAAATGCGGAAATCATTGGTTGATTCACTTGAAGTTTTTGAAAAGAAAGGGGATTTCCAGAATCCTGTTTATCTTGAACTGGTTCAGAAAGAATACTATGATAAGCACATCTGCCGTATCGTTCCCAATCCTGATCCTCTAATGCGAAGTTTCAAGCACGTTAATCCAACCATTTATGTGATGATGCAAGGACCCAGTGAATTTAAAACCGGCGGACGGTTACTGCATTGGGATCGTTGGAATGATTTGCAAAACATTCATGTACCCACTTTAATGGTTGGTGCAAAGTACGATACCATGAATCCTGAAGAAATGGAAGAAATGAGTAAGCTGGTGAAGCATGGAAGATATTTATATTGCCCTGATGGCAGTCACCTTGCGATGTGGGATGACCAGCAACATTATTATCCGGGTGTGATTCAGTTTTTGAAAGATGTGCAGGAGGGAAGGTTCTGA
- a CDS encoding cytidine deaminase, whose amino-acid sequence MKELDLIVPYKELEDINELPVEFQQLLMKAKEAIDDAYAPYSNFRVGAAALLENGVVVKGSNQENASSPVGICAERVTLSAVSASHPNVAIVAIAISAKPSNYTLTAPVAPCGICRQTIAEYEERFEKNIQIILQGESGKILWINSAKRLLPFSFGRDDLNP is encoded by the coding sequence ATGAAAGAACTTGATCTGATTGTTCCCTATAAAGAACTGGAAGATATCAACGAGTTGCCGGTTGAATTCCAACAATTATTAATGAAAGCCAAAGAAGCTATTGATGATGCATATGCACCATATTCCAATTTTCGGGTTGGCGCAGCAGCATTGCTTGAAAACGGAGTGGTTGTTAAAGGCAGCAACCAGGAAAATGCTTCTTCACCTGTAGGAATTTGTGCTGAAAGAGTTACGCTGTCTGCAGTTTCTGCGTCCCATCCGAATGTTGCCATTGTTGCGATTGCCATATCTGCAAAGCCATCGAACTACACACTTACAGCTCCTGTTGCGCCGTGTGGCATTTGCCGCCAAACGATCGCTGAATATGAAGAACGTTTTGAGAAAAACATTCAGATAATCCTGCAAGGCGAATCCGGTAAAATTCTCTGGATCAATTCGGCAAAAAGATTATTGCCCTTTTCTTTCGGAAGGGATGATCTGAATCCATAA